The following coding sequences are from one bacterium window:
- a CDS encoding retroviral-like aspartic protease family protein has translation MQEYEAKASTYRSGPVALTREGANIKVRVRPPMSHSLALSRAGRAPKKKSAVIKKAQIDTGATITCIRDAIAQELSLKKVRSVKIYTGEGTVKCPIYSAELGFGPFKFFMSVVGIPARHQKLDFLIGRDLLEKFSFLYSGPAQEFFLCRGDIKLNVTVPDKK, from the coding sequence ATGCAGGAGTATGAGGCCAAAGCGAGTACATATAGAAGCGGCCCCGTAGCGCTAACGCGGGAAGGCGCTAATATAAAAGTCAGAGTTAGGCCTCCAATGTCACATTCGCTTGCATTGAGTAGAGCTGGACGTGCCCCCAAGAAGAAAAGCGCGGTCATTAAGAAGGCTCAGATAGATACTGGCGCGACAATTACATGTATCCGAGATGCAATAGCACAAGAACTGAGCCTAAAGAAGGTTCGCTCTGTTAAGATATATACGGGCGAAGGCACAGTAAAATGTCCCATTTATAGCGCAGAACTGGGTTTCGGGCCATTCAAATTCTTTATGAGTGTGGTGGGCATTCCAGCAAGACACCAAAAGCTCGACTTCCTTATCGGCAGAGACCTATTAGAAAAGTTCTCATTTCTGTATTCAGGACCAGCGCAGGAGTTCTTCTTATGTCGTGGAGACATCAAATTGAATGTTACAGTGCCGGATAAGAAGTGA